Within Desulfobacter sp., the genomic segment TGGTTTCGTAATGGTGGGGCGCTTTATCCACATATACCCCGAACATCTTGGAAAGCTGGGAAGAGGCGATGATAATGGCGGCGGCATTGGTGAACCCGTTGACCACCGGATGGGAAAGGAAGTTGACGATCAGTCCCAGCCGCAGCACCCCAAGCAGAAACTGGAAGATGCCCACGGTGAGGGCCAGCATGACGGAGTAGGCGATAAAGGCTTCGCTGCCGGCTGACGCCAGGGGCTCCAGGCAGGCGGCGGTCATCAGGGAGACCACGGCCACAGGTCCGGTGGCCAGCTGGCGGCTGGAGCCGAAAAGGCTGGCCACCATGGGCGGCAGGAAGGCCGCATAAAGCCCGTAGTAGGCAGGCAGCCCCGCCAGCTGGGCATAGGCCATGGACTGGGGGATCAGTACCAGGGCAACGGTGAGGCCCGCCAAAAAATCGATTTTGAACTTGGCCGTTGAATAATCTTTAAACCACTGGAGAAACGGTAAGAATTTATTGAGCATCTGTCGTACCTTTCTTATTTAAGTTTTAAGTATACGTTTGCATGCCGACACCATCTCGTTGAACAGGGCATTGGCATTATATAGGTTATAGGTTTTGAACCGGACCACCCCGTCAACCATTGAAAAAATGATCAGCGCGGTCTTCCGTGCCGGCATCGGGTCAATGGAACCGTCCTTTTGTCCCGCCTCGATGGCCTCTTCATAAATATTGACCAGGCAGTCGTAAATGGCCTCCAGGTGGCTGCGGCACTCGGGAAAGACCTCGGCCATCTGGTAGGGGTAATACCGGTGGAGAAGGAGAAACTGATTCTCCATTTTCCCTGCCAGGTAAAGATGAAATGATACCGCCTTTTCCACCATATCCATTCCCGAAACAAACTGCTTCTGCCCCATGTAAGTTGCAAACTCGTGCAGGATCATCTCACGGGTCTGGCCCAGTACGGCCAGGAACAGTTTTTTCTTATTCTTGAAATGGTAAAACACCGTGCCTTCCGCCACGCCGATCATTTTGGCCAGATCAGCCGTGGAGGTTTCCTTGAACCCATTCTTGGAAAAGAGCACCGTGGCAGCCTGTAATATTGCTTCTTTTTTATTCATATTCACCTTTCTGAGTATCTACTCAAATTAACTGAGTAAATACTCAGTACAGAATAATAAATACAATGTCAACACTTTTTTCTCAAGCTGGCGGTGTCCGGAAATTGAAACCTCCCCATGGGCCGGTTTCGCCCTTATCCATCTTCCCCAAGACCAGATTTTAATTGACATTGCAAAAGCTTCCGTCCTAAAATTTGACAACCAAAAAATTTACAAGGTAATTCTCATGACTCAATCTGCACCGGGAAATCGCCAGCAGGAGACCCACATCGGTGAACTGCTAATCAGAGAGGGGGTCATAAATGAAACCCAGCTCAAGCAGGCCCTTGCCATCCAGAAAAAAGAGAGGGAAACGGAATTCCACCTGGAACAGATCCTGGTTCGCAAAGGCTATCTCAGCCAGGACCAGATGGATATCCTTAAAAGCCATCCCGACCGGCGGAAAAAACTGGGCCAGATGATCGTTGAACATGAGATCATGGCACCGGACCATGTAAAAGAGGCCCTGGTGACCAAAGCGGATAATCAGCCCATCGGCCAGGCGCTTCTCCAAAAAGGGCTGATTTCCAAGGAGATGCTCAACGAACTGGTTGAAATGCAGAACGAGGCCCTGGAAATCGGGGAACTGGCCGTCAGGCTTCAGATGATGAGGGAAATTGATCTGGTCCGGGCACTGAGCTATATGAACAACCGGCGGACCCTGGGCGAAATCCTGTGCAGCAAGGGCTTCATCCAGCCCGAAGATCTTTCCATGGCCCTGAAAAAACATAATATGCGGTCAAAAATCGGGGAGATCCTCATCAACCAGGGTATGATCTCCAAAAAGGAATTCCAGGCCGCCCTGAAGGAACAGGGCCGGTCCCGGGAAAAAATCGGCGAGTTCCTGATCAACAAGGGGCTCATCACCCACCATCAGCTGTACAACGCCCTTTCCCACCAGTACAACACCCCCTATAAAACACTGGACGATTTCTATTACGATGAACTGGTAAAAGTCAGATTAATTAAATTCGTATCCGAAAAATACGGCCGCCGGAACATGATCCTCCCCATCTCCATGGACGCCAGGAAACTGGTTCTGGGCATCACATACCCGGAAGGATTTAAGGCCGTTGACGAACTCCAGCTCATTTACCGGAATCTGAAACTCAAAACGGTTTTTATCAACGAAAAAAAATTCAGATCCCTTTTTTCCGTCCTATACAACTCGGACCTGGTGGCTACCGACGAAAAACCCGGCCCGGCGGAAACCGTTACTGCCGGCGCCCAGTCTTTCTCCCTCGACCATATTAAAGCCATTAAGGAGGGGGGGCCGAAACAGGCCGTTTATTCGGGGACGGAATCGGAAATAAAACATATTGTCGACACCATCATCAATTACGGTATCGTCCATGGGGCCAGCGACATTCATTTTGAGCAAGACCGAAAAGGGGTAAAACTAAGGTACCGGATCGACGGCATCTGCCAGGAGCCCAAAGAACAATGGCTCAAAGACCACCTGGCAACCAAACCCGAAGCCGTGATATCCAGAATCAAGGTCATGTCCAATCTGGACATTTCCGAACGCAGGATGCCCCAGGACGGGGTATTCAGGATCACCTACAGGGAAAACAACAACACCTTTGACCTGGATTTCCGGGTGGCGGTCTGCCCGGCCATTGTGGGGGAAAACATCACCATCCGGATACTGGATTCAAGGAGGACCGGGCTGGGTATTGACAACCTCAACCACTCCAGGCATGTGCTGGACCCCTTAAAACAATTGTTTAAAAGTTCGGCCGGCATGGTGCTGGTCTCAGGTCCCACGGGCAGCGGCAAATCCTCAACCCTTTACGCCGCACTGCAGTACGTCAACTCTCCGGAGATCAAGATCATCACCGCAGAAGACCCCATTGAATACAGTTTTCCCGGCATCATGCAGACCCAGACCAACACCAAAATCGGTCTGAGTTTCGCCCGTCTGCTCCGCTCTTTCCTGCGCCTGGACCCCGATGTGATACTGGTGGGTGAGGTTCGGGACCAGGAAACCGCCGTCATTAGCTTTGACGCCGCCCAGACCGGCCATCTGCTGCTGAGCACCATCCATACCAACGACTCAATCAATGTGGTATCCAGGCTCATTGACCTGGGCATCGACCATAACCAGATCGCCTCCAGCCTCATCGGAGTGGTGTCCCAGCGGCTGGTCCGTCGCAACTGCGCCAAATGCTCAAGGCAGGTGACGCCCCCCAAGGAAGAGTGGCAGCTCTTTTTCAGTGAATACCCCTCCCATATCAAATTCTACAAGGGCATCGGCTGCAAGGCCTGCGATTTCACCGGCTTTGACGGGCGGACCCTTGTTTCTGAATTATTTGAATTGAACCGGACCATTACCTTGGCCATCAGCTGCAAGACAACCGAGACCGAACTCAAGCGGCTGGCCATAAAATCAGGCATGAAAACCATGGCCGACGACGGGATGATGAAAATGAACCAGATCTGCCTGTCCGAGCTGATCCGGGTCCTCCCCCTGGAGATGATCAACGAATTCAAAATCAGAAACTCCGGCCCAAAGGAGTGACCGTGGCGCGGGCCGGAAGCGCCGAATATCACTCCGTTTTTTTTGACATTCACCGGCTTTTTTGATAGAGATACCCGTTTTTTAATATACGACCTGTTTCATACGGCAATGGCGCGGGTTTATTATTTTGAGCAATATTGTTTAAACGAGGATACCCCATGACCGTCTCTTACCCTAGACCATACACCATAACCTGTTTTATTCTTTCCCTTGTGCTGTTGGTCCTGCTCCCGCTCCGGGCCCAGGGCGCGGCCGGAAAAACCATTCTCCGCATCCACGGTTCCAACACCATCGGCGCCGAACTCATGCCGGATCTGGCCAAACAATTTCTCCAACAAAAAGGATACCAGCTCGTCTCCCGGGAAAAAGGCGCCAAAGAAAGAGAGTGTTTCATTGTCGGCGCAAAAAACAACGACATCCACCGCATCGAAATCAAGGCCCACGGTTCCGGCACCGGCTTTGCCGGCCTTAAGTCCGGGGCATGCGATATCGCCATGGCCTCCCGGCGCATCAAGGAAAAAGAGGCCAAGGCCCTTGCCCCCAAGGGAGACATGACATCCATCCGCAATGAGCATATTCTGGCTGTTGACGGCATTGCCCTCATCCTCAATCCGTCCAACCGGATCAAGGCTCTGGCGCTGGATCAGATCAGCCATATTTTTTCCGGACGGATAACCAACTGGGCCGATGTCGGCGGACAAAACCGCCCAATCACGGTTTATGCCCTGGACAACCAGTCCGGCACCTATGACACCTTTAAACAGATGGTATTGAAAAATAACACCCTGGTAAAAACGGCAAAACGCTACGATTCCAACGCCGGTCTTTCCAAAGGCGTGACCAGGGACGCCAACGGCATCGGCTTTGTCAGCATGGCCGGCGTGTTAGGCGCAAAGGCCCTGTCCATAAAAGAACATAAAGGCACCTCCGCCGTGGAGGCCACCAACCTGAGTGTGGCCTGTGAAGATTATCCCCTCTCCCGGAGGCTCTACCTCTATGCGCCGGCCCGCAACGACAACCCGCTGATCAGGGAATTTATCGATTATGCCCTTTCAGAGGAAGGACAGACCCGGGTGGCCATGAAGGGATTTGCCAAACTGTCCATGGACATGGGAGACATTGAAATCACGGCTCCCCGTTTTAAGGATCCCTCCCATAACCAGCGGTATAAAAACGAAACCCTCGGCGGCCGCCGGATCAATTTCAATTTTCGTTTCACCGGCGCAGGAAGCCTGGATAACCGTTCCCAAAAAGACCTGGAAAGGCTGGCACGGTATATCCAGCAGCCAAGCCAGCAGTATTATGAACTGGTGCTCATCGGCCTCAATGCCTGCAGCCAGGCCCATGGCGTGGGGACCACCATTATCAACCGCATCGGGGCGGACCGGTTTTATGTCCCCCCCCGGATCGTCTGCCTGGACAATGTGGCCACACCCGCCGGAAAATCATGGTCACCGGTGATAGAGGTATGGCTCCGCACCGTGGATGACGGGGCCTGAAATTCTCGCGGTCAGGCGGCATCTTCTGCCATCAGCCGGTTCACCGCATTGAAATATTCAAGGTTGGTGAAGGGCTTTGACAGATGGGCCATGCAGGAATCCTTTTGTTTTAATTCCTTCACAGAGGCGATAAACTCAAGATTTCCGGAAACAAAAAGAATGGGGATATCGGGATCGGATTTTCTGATATGGGTATAAAGATCCATGCCGTCCAGGTTTCCGGGCAGCACATAGTCCAGGCTGACCAGATCATAGCGGTGGCTGTCCAGAAGTGAAAGGGCGGCGTCTCCCGTTTCGGCGATGTCCACCATGTGGCGGCCCGGGCTGTTGGACAACAGGCTGCGGTGGATCCTGGAAATGGCCTCTTCATCCTCAACAATGAGAATCCGCTTCTCACTGGCACAGATTTCCGCGGGTTCCTCTTCCGCGATGCAGCGGCA encodes:
- a CDS encoding TetR/AcrR family transcriptional regulator; protein product: MNKKEAILQAATVLFSKNGFKETSTADLAKMIGVAEGTVFYHFKNKKKLFLAVLGQTREMILHEFATYMGQKQFVSGMDMVEKAVSFHLYLAGKMENQFLLLHRYYPYQMAEVFPECRSHLEAIYDCLVNIYEEAIEAGQKDGSIDPMPARKTALIIFSMVDGVVRFKTYNLYNANALFNEMVSACKRILKT
- the tadA gene encoding Flp pilus assembly complex ATPase component TadA, with product MTQSAPGNRQQETHIGELLIREGVINETQLKQALAIQKKERETEFHLEQILVRKGYLSQDQMDILKSHPDRRKKLGQMIVEHEIMAPDHVKEALVTKADNQPIGQALLQKGLISKEMLNELVEMQNEALEIGELAVRLQMMREIDLVRALSYMNNRRTLGEILCSKGFIQPEDLSMALKKHNMRSKIGEILINQGMISKKEFQAALKEQGRSREKIGEFLINKGLITHHQLYNALSHQYNTPYKTLDDFYYDELVKVRLIKFVSEKYGRRNMILPISMDARKLVLGITYPEGFKAVDELQLIYRNLKLKTVFINEKKFRSLFSVLYNSDLVATDEKPGPAETVTAGAQSFSLDHIKAIKEGGPKQAVYSGTESEIKHIVDTIINYGIVHGASDIHFEQDRKGVKLRYRIDGICQEPKEQWLKDHLATKPEAVISRIKVMSNLDISERRMPQDGVFRITYRENNNTFDLDFRVAVCPAIVGENITIRILDSRRTGLGIDNLNHSRHVLDPLKQLFKSSAGMVLVSGPTGSGKSSTLYAALQYVNSPEIKIITAEDPIEYSFPGIMQTQTNTKIGLSFARLLRSFLRLDPDVILVGEVRDQETAVISFDAAQTGHLLLSTIHTNDSINVVSRLIDLGIDHNQIASSLIGVVSQRLVRRNCAKCSRQVTPPKEEWQLFFSEYPSHIKFYKGIGCKACDFTGFDGRTLVSELFELNRTITLAISCKTTETELKRLAIKSGMKTMADDGMMKMNQICLSELIRVLPLEMINEFKIRNSGPKE
- a CDS encoding phosphate ABC transporter substrate-binding protein, which translates into the protein MTVSYPRPYTITCFILSLVLLVLLPLRAQGAAGKTILRIHGSNTIGAELMPDLAKQFLQQKGYQLVSREKGAKERECFIVGAKNNDIHRIEIKAHGSGTGFAGLKSGACDIAMASRRIKEKEAKALAPKGDMTSIRNEHILAVDGIALILNPSNRIKALALDQISHIFSGRITNWADVGGQNRPITVYALDNQSGTYDTFKQMVLKNNTLVKTAKRYDSNAGLSKGVTRDANGIGFVSMAGVLGAKALSIKEHKGTSAVEATNLSVACEDYPLSRRLYLYAPARNDNPLIREFIDYALSEEGQTRVAMKGFAKLSMDMGDIEITAPRFKDPSHNQRYKNETLGGRRINFNFRFTGAGSLDNRSQKDLERLARYIQQPSQQYYELVLIGLNACSQAHGVGTTIINRIGADRFYVPPRIVCLDNVATPAGKSWSPVIEVWLRTVDDGA